Below is a genomic region from Raphanus sativus cultivar WK10039 chromosome 4, ASM80110v3, whole genome shotgun sequence.
TcccaatttttaaaatttgaacttTTTCAACCAAGAAAGATCAACTCGAAATCTCAGTACCTTAGCTTGCTTTGAGGAAAACCGAGATTATAAGGAGAAAGAGATAGGGATTTCGAGTTCTCAGCAACAAGAATCACAAAATTTCGTTGAGAATTGAAGAAGTTATGCTCTTGAGctcttgagagagtttgagaACTTGAAGAAATCAggaaggggagagagagagagagagagacgaagaaCTCAGTGGtgggaagaggaagaaaaagaaaaaaggataGAATAAagatttcatgtttttttttttttgtaacaaaggAAGGTTGGGACAAAGTGTCCCAGTAGCAACAAGTGACtttttatgatattataaaGATGAAAAGTGACCTAGAGTGTAATTGTTTCATTTCTTTCAACAATAGAGTGTAATTGTTTCATTTCGAGTTATTAACACCACAGGTCagtttctatgtttttattaCACTCTAGAGCACATTGTGCTACCTAGACACTTTTGTGTGGTTAAAGACTCATTTATCCCttaaaaagcaaaacaaaatatGGATATTTCAGTAAAACAACATTGTATCTGGTTAGGTTTGTTAGatggtttgaatttttctcgtttcttttgaattttgaatattaaaagtGATGGCCCACCATTTTCAGACATGTCCACCTATtacttccatttttcttcatcgtTTTTTTTCCTTGTTCATTCTctacgtttttttttaaaactaaaatctgattcttaaatatcttttctcaagaatttttttatgtaatcattttttttattcgATCTATCTTTTAAGATCTGTGAAGGAGAGAGAACAGACGGCGGTGGAGGCGGTTATCTCACGATGGCGAGGACTCGTAGTAGCCGTGggaaggagaaagaagaaggttAGTTTTCCGTCTCTGTTATTTAGCTTGAGGCCTCGCATCGGAGCAATTGGgttaatttgtttaatttagggtttcttatgTGGCAGATGCGGCGGATTCAGGTGTCGATAATGTGAAGGAATTGCTACATGAGCGGCTATTTGCGACCGATCGTTTCCCAAGCGAGAGGACAAACATATAATCGACGTCGGATTACTCGACGACGTAGTCCAAATGGACATTAAACTGCAGTGTACTTATCTGACTTGGACATCAAGAGTACACAAGGACTTGGACGTATAAACTACAGTGTACACAAGGACTGCAGATGTAGAACGGGAGTGTGAAGTGGAAACTATGTTGTCTTGGACACATGGACGCTTTATGTTGTCCACGTGAACGTAGGAGGAGGTTGAAGTGTACACTAGGTCGTTATGAAAATTGGAAATATAGTGTACAAATGGACTTCGACATTTTTTACCTCAAATTGCGTTAGAGGCATGTACATTGAATTAGAGTGTACACATAGACTTTGACAATGAGTGTATATGTAGGGACTTCGAGATGGACTTCAACATCTGTATGCAAGTGTGTAGAAGGACTTATGGACACCATAGGTTGTACACCTGGACTTGTGAGAAATGCGGGGTGTACAGGGGTTAAAGATGTGAATGACAAAAACGAGTAGACATGGTTTGTTTAGTGAACACTTGCACATATGGACGTCATATATTGTCCACGCGAACATTAGAGGAACGTACACTAAGACTGCAGATGTAGAAAAGTTGTGTGAAGTGGACACTATGTGGTTTGAGACATGGTCTGTTTAGTGTACACTTGCGCATATGGACGCTATATGTTGTCCACGTGTACATTAGAGGAGTGTGAAGTGTACATTAGGTCGTTATGGACATTCAAATGGACTTCGAAATGGTGTACATAAGATTCATCTGAGGCATGGACATTTAATCAGAGTGTACACATGGACTTCGACAATGAATCTATATACAGGGACTTCTGAAGTGAACTTCTGAATCTATATACAGGGACTTCTGCAGTGTACACGTGGACAAAAGAAGTGAACTTCTTATGTGAAGTGTACACGTAGACACAGTTTAAAGAAGTGAACTTCTTTTGGCCTTTTGGCCTTTTTTCATATACATTGACACCGACAGTGTAGATATGAATTTCATAATTGTACACATGGATGCTATTGGTGGTCATAGGGACAAAAGTGATGCGTACATGGACCTCATTAGTTTATTGAAGGTACATATGGACACCTAATAGTGTACACGTGAATAAAATAAGTGAACTTATTATGTACAGTGTATAAGTGGACACAGTTAAAAGAAGTGAACTTCTTAAGTTTAGTGTACACGTGGACACAGTTAGTGAAATATATGCATAACATTTATAGGTAATTGATGTGTACATGGACACCATTTTGGTATACAAGAACACGATCGAGACACACATGTACAACAAATCATGCATGTTTTTGGTATACAGGAACGCGATCAAGACACACATGTACAACAAATCATGCATGTTTATTAATGTACACGTGGACACCAGCGGTGTTGGTATGTACACCATAAATGTAGACATAAACACTATCAGTGTACAAATGGACAACATATATTACTGTGAATGTACACGTTAAGTTTAATCGTGTTTACATGGGATGTACACCATAAATGTAGACATAAACTCCGAGAGCGAGCCGACGGAGGTCCATTCACCAGGGATGACCATGCAATGGTCCAACATTATAACTtgcaaaaataattgtaaaaaaagaGGTTAAAGTTGGATTTGAGAAGATGACAGAAATAATAAGCAGAACAAACCAATTTCTAGCCGCAATCCGTATGAGGAATATGCAGTATctctgaaattttgttttttttcttttttcattcaAATGAAGGAGACAACGAAGATGAAAAGGGACTGTGAGATGTAAAAACCCAGAAAATCTGGACTGTTGGATGGTGAAATGAAAGATGTAATCGGATGGTTTAGATTTGGTAGATATAAgtcttgtaaaaaaaaaatcagagtgGATCTATACcgtccaaaaaaaataaagatgaagGGTGGAGAAAGGTTCCCGCTAAAACAAAAGACATAGTTAGCAAGTGGGGTAGTGCTTTAGGTTATGTTGTGACAGCTAGTTAAGACAAGTGGGAAGCTGTTATAAAAAACTACCTTAGTAGTGGAAAGTGCttcattttgtaattaaaaacatGAAACTGTCCTATGGCGTAAATGTTTCTAAATATAttgtatcaaaatataaatattgaaaagtTCATCCGGTGGCATCAATCTCCTTCCTTTTGAATCTAGATCATGACGAATCCATGGTGGTTTCTTGGAAGAATGTTGTTTCCATATCACATCAAGTTCTAAAATGAACACAGTCTTCAGTCTTGTCATCGAACATGGCATCATAGTACATGTCGGAGATTGAACAGTTGAATTGGAAAGAAATGAGGTTACACTCCAATCCATCGCAAAGCAGTATCTTCTCCACAGAAGAGAAGAACACTAGACATAGACTCGTCAAAAGAAAACACATCTTGATCAGAGTTAGTGCTCGAGCGTTTTAAAAATGAAAGTCGCATTCTTCCTCGCAATTACCCGTCTCGTGACCCGcaattattaaaaagaagatACAGCCTATCTAAGGCTTTGTAACTTATTCTTTTGgggaaaactttataaatatttttttaaaatttttattttataaatagtccCCAAAAATCAAATTGATCAAAATAGGTTTCGCTAAATGGATAAATGACGATTGTACacttattttaatttagttaactattttaatatatatataaaataaaattaaaaagcaaagaaaaaataaaatatatatatttttcgaaataagtttcttaaaaaaattcacaaaattgTTTTTGGGGAAACATTCGTGGATTAGGATTAATCAAGGGGGGTCAAACCTGATCGTACATGGACGGTAGTTGGAATCGGCGGCTCTCCTAGGATTCTCTCGTCTGGGAatttatatcttaaaaatagtttagtaaAGTCTTCCTGAATATGTAGGATATattcttaattaaaaacaaaaaaaaaacaaatcccaaattcagaaagaaacaaaatttgataaaatttcaaatttattgataaaaagagtaactcatttacaaaagaaaactatataGGAGcttaaaagaatgaaaaaaatgtttcaaaatttcCTAAGAGGGGTAGACTTCAAACCATCTTCTGAGCAACCTTTCCATCTTATGAGTTCCAGAGTACCTGAGTGACGAGGTACGATTTTGGATGGCCTTATCAATGCTGTGCGTGACTGCTTCAACTGTTAGCTTCTTTCCTCCATGCCTTATGGAGTTTCTGTCTCTCCAAATAGTGTAGAGTACTGTCTGGAAGCTGATCCGATGCACTGTCAATGCTACTTCTAGTAACAGTCAGCATGTAGGCGATTGTATCATCCCAATCAGGAGTGATGGCTCTACCGAACACCTTTCCAGCAATATTAATCCAGACAGTGAAGGTAAAGGGACAGGGAAAAAACAAGTGCTCACTACTTCATTCCTCTCTCCACAGGAAACACATCAGTCCTGTTCGGAAAATGGATGCTGCGACTACCAACAAGCAACAATAAATTAAACGATGCGGAGGATGGTGTGTGCTAAAGTGTCGCCGCTACAAGGCCTGTTCGTTTTAAAACCGCAGCACTAGCGTCAGCGGCGATAAATAAAGCTAAGAACGGAAGTAATTTTGCTTTTCGTAAAATTATGTCAGCTACAGCGTCAGTCGCAAGGGTCGGTTAGAGACAGGAATTCGGAGTTGACGATTCCGCTGTTATTTCTAGTGTCGCATTTGCCGATCATTAATTGCTGTAGCGACTCACAAAGAAAATCTCTTCTGCCGCAACTGTGATGAATTTATCATGATCGTAGCTATTATTTTGAACGCTGCCGTTGTCGCTGGCGTTTAatatgttaagctagatgggcttcacacttaaaaccaattggtgataagtggagtgacccatctatcttatatactaGTGAATATTAGTTCCAACTtccgatgtgggacactttgtgtctaatacgcctcctcgagatgatggctctttgagcgtcaatctcggaatttATGGGCAAAGATCGATGGGCCAGCTTTGGGCAcggatcgatgtggatcgggttggacttTGTGGATcgtgggctctgataccatgttaagctagatggacttcacacttaaaaccaattggtgattagtggagtggctcatctatcttatatattgcttAAGATCTCTTCCAatatccgatgtgggacttacgtccctaatacgccccctcgagttgatggctctttgagcgtcaatctcggaatgtttGGGCAAAGATCGATGGGCCGACTTTGGGCTGGATCGATGatggatcgggttggactgcgtggatcgggctctgataccatgttaagctagatgggcttcacacttaaaaccaattggtgataagtggagtgacccatctatcttatatactaGTGAATATTAGTTCCAACTtccgatgtgggacactttgtgtctaatataATAAACGAACAGGCCTACAGTGAAAATAGTCACCAGAATGTAACGCGACTGATGCTGGAATTTTAAGCGATCAGTTATTGCTCGGAAACTGCCGCTGCgtcaattttattattaacaCAGGCGCGTCATTTTCTCCGATGTCTTATACGTAAAGCAACAAAATTAAAGTGTATCTTTTAGATGCGAACGCTGCGGCAGCGTCTACAGAAAGACACGGCTATCCTTGAGTGATACCCCAGTTTCTCATCCTCACTCCCAGGGGCGGATCTACAGTGTCACGTACGGGGCACGTGCCCCCAACTACTTTACAAACTTTACTTAGGTGTCCCTTATACTGTTAACTCTGATAGAGCAATTGGTATAGACGCTCTAGTTAACTCCAGCATGTAAGACGTTCGAAGCTCCTACTTggcgtcttttttttttttttgctgtataattattaattaatgtgTTGTTTCACTTTCACACTGTACTAGTGTATTGTATCTTTCTTTAGTTATTGTAGTAGCATTTCcctactttttgttttattattaatatttttttttttggacaaagttttattattaatattactcTCTCTTTTTCCTTGTTAGCAAtgtcttttctttatttgtttttcatagtttctttctattatattttcatatttagaGTTAAATTTGCTTTGAAGCATATTTCCTTATTTTAAGAGTAACCATCCACAATGGATAATAAATGaataatactaattaatattaaaataagaaatcattCGCAATTaagttaataaatttagaatttaatttttaaagatatatatgataCTGACATATTGTTATCTATTGTAAAATTaatgtgtaattaataacatttgtaaaaaatataataatataaattaattatgaatTGAAACAAATTAGTGTTATTGCTGTTATAACAGTTTATTGTTATTTATCCTTTGTTATTagcaattaataatttttatgaataattttctatattaatttaatattattaattaattttgtgcCCCCATCAAATAGCCGGTCTGGATCCGCCACTGCTCACTCCAGTGGCTAACCTGTCCTTTATTGCTAGCCAGACTATGAAATCTTGATGAGGCACAGCTTGTGGAAACCATACGAGCTTGTGCAATGGGATCTTTGGGTTTTCCTCTCTCAAGAACTCCCAGGTTTGGGCAGCAGAAAACACTGGTTTGAAATTGTCTTGTCCATGTCTCCAAAGAATCCTATTCGGAGGATCCGTACCAGCAATTTTCTCATGCACCTGAGGGTATCTTCGACTTCCTGTACTTCGAATCTTCCATCTAGCACTACAACTTGCATCAGCAACAGTTTCTGAGCGCACTACACCCATATATCTCAGCCCCAGATCACCCGTGATATCAATTAGCTTCCCAAGCCCAAGCCAGTTATCAAACCAAAAAGACACAGCCCTCCCATCTTGAATTTCTAACCTCATACATTCATAGGCTAAAGAACGTAACTTCAGGAGCTTCCGCTAGTTCCAAGAACCTGTTTTCCCCTCCTTGACGTCCCAgtatatctataatattaaaaagaaagaaattttaataaatctaattagattttgacccgccttttAAAAAGGCGGAAttatttttcgttttaaaattttatttaacagagaaatgtttttaaaaataagagatatattcatatattttatatttgtttataaaacatttataatctttgcatatatttttaaaaataattgctTATGTTTacaatactaatatattttgagAAGGGATTTAAAAAGTGGTACACTTCTAATCAGTAAATTTAACTATGCAgtgtttatatatttgaaaaggttaccatatttacattttaaacttattaaactattatatttataaattaaacacACATTATAGTTAtccattatatattttaatttttcatgaaactaaaattatattcaaaattaaatataataatataactaaaataaatagaatgcAATGcgtttaatatttttgttttcaaaaaggAGACACTATAAATTGGACTTCGATTTGgatttataaacttattaaactcTGCCTAAATGGCCTGAGTTTTCATAGATTTCATtaacaattaaataattttaatacaaCCAATTTAGACAATCTGTTACATTTAGTTATAAGGACGATATGCAGAGCAAACATATCTATGAATTAAAAATGCTCCCATTCTTATAAGTTTAAAATCTATGGGTCGATTAAAAAAAGTTAGATAAGGATATTATTTTGTTAggttttcgaatttttttattaaggCTTGGGTTTCCGAATTTTTTGTTGATCATAAATCCCAATTCTCCGTTAAATATCTATCAGATCTCTTAATATATTCCATTACCAATAAATACTACAGTAtcaaatatctgaaaatattaatgatGAGCaatatagataaaaaattataaagatacTCATTTAATAAGTCGTTTACGTATTCTTAGAAAACTTTAGTACtaaagcatctccaatgtatagTCTAAAATAGAGGTGGATTGGAGATGGTTAATTAACTATTATACCTAGCGGCTAAAAAAATTGGTTCCACGATGTTGACTTTCCaaaattcataatataagatagaaatatataaaattttagaataattttatgttaCAATATTATAAAGTCAAAAATATCAAACGAAatctccaaaaaaaatatagtggGTGTAAAAACACATGTTGGGTCGATGGAATAcagtaattaaatttattaattacgTTAGTATAAAATTTACCTATTAGGTAGGAACAAAAAAGTTGTAAAGATAAGTAAATGGTTCCGGTTTCAATTAGGTAGATTGATAAGAGAATATTGATTTACCAATAATATAGGAAGGCAAGACgttaaataacttttaaaaggGAAGGTAATTTGATTGCACATAAAAAACTGGATTTTGATTGGATGTCATAAATGTGGCCcaactttatcaaaaaaaaaatagaaaaagcaGTGGCATTCCTCtgtaaataatttgaaaaatcaaGTGTAGAATCCTAGaagggattctgctttaatagtatagattaaaaaGATTGTTTCGACTATTTccttaactattttattaatttctgGTCCTATCCTAATTTAATCTAATTATTCAATATCAACTAAATACACTATATTTTCTCTAACAGTTCAACCGAATATATAACAACCCAAATAAAATTTACTTAATTAGATTCATCATATATTTTCAAACTAATACAAATCTTTGTTAACCCACATAACTGTCATTTTATTTGGTttgtgttatgtaccagattgtgatcgacataaccggaccgaccaggaccgtaccgaccgtaggagataatgcttatcgactgttgtacttatccacttaggataaacacgacctgatgtatatatataagactctggtcgagattaataacaagaaacacgtttccccacttagtttcacaacacgttatcagcacgatactCTAAAAAACCGAGCTACCCAAAACcaccaaaaaccctaaaaacggcgcatcttaaaatcgctctatctctccaaccgtaaggatccagacgacgagccacatatcaaatcgaagctctcGACGAAACCAAACCAACGCCGTAAACCTCGTGTCAATACGATCTCAGACGCTCCCTCACGCTCTGTTTCAATACGCGCCGCCAgtaaccctaaaaaccctaattttggcacaacttcaaatcgatcgatctcttcaaccatgaggaaccagacgacgagtaatatatcaaattaaagctcttgacgagacgaatctaacgccgtcggcctcgcctctatctgactccggacgcgccctcacgctctattctaagacacgccgtcaagtgacctaaaaccctgaaattctaaaactcattcgacgacttcaaaccgttcgttctctcaaaccgtaaggatccagacgacgtgtaatatatcaaattgaagctcttgacgtgaAGAATCCATCGCCGCAAACCTCGTATCAATCCGATCTCAAACGCGCCCTCAAGCTCCGTTCCAACCCGCGCCGTCAactaccctaaaaccctaatcaaaagCCTAAACCGCAGCCTCTCtttatactttgttattttctgcgatttacttcatctatctatactaacttattttgattcatttttgattaaggtttctaaagatacaagaggtttttgctcaacctaagacacgcgaccagctcctgatccgttccggtcatgcagttcgcgatccgacttgttccagctctcggtggtccaaatctacacttcaaagttctaaaggtaaactttgaaacctaaaagaactcataatcgaacatggttgattgataaaggaatgaccattaaaattttgcaaaaccccaaatcaaaccctagcaaagattaataggtccaaacccttccatgagtaaatcgaaactcttaaaccaaaagttcgatatgagattgttttacaattaaaatcaaaaccacaatggtttctgaatctcaaaacctctttgatcttaatgatcaaatcgataaaacctagaaatcgatcaatcccctttaaaatctaaatctgatcgatttcatcaaaaaaaaaaaaaaaaaaacccctattttttattaacttgAAATTCGATTGTCTACTTGATTGTTTGatagaaaatttcgaaaatataaaatttccatttatagaaagtttcaaaaatagaaagttttcatttatataaagtttccatttttagaaagtttccttttatagaaatttctttttctgaaatttctttttatagaattttatgggAAACTTTTCtgattcattgatcatctagaaatgttttctaagattgcatcataacttcgattattttgcttgcatcaatacttattaaaaaaaaaaaaaaaaaattctttctttGGTGCGTGTGATAAGAAGTATTGATattgatatgaataataaaattttctaaaaagattacttaacataaattaagacctgttttggataatgtgatttcagatgtcgaatttcgAAACTTCAGATTATACTACCCTAAAATCTTTATGGAGATAATTGATTGAAAATGGCAAATGAACACTTCAGTAGTCCTGATGTCAAGAGGACTCGGACAGTGTATTAATCAAGGTAATTATGTAactgaaagtgaaaaaaaaaataaagccatAACAATTATGTGCTATCATCTCACTAAGGATCTGAGAGAGCAGTATGAAAATACTAGGGATCCTTATGACCTCTGGTCAAAACAAAACTTCAGATTCTCAATGGTATTATGGCAAAAGGCCATAGATGAATGAAAGATTCTCAGGTTCTAGGATTTTGAATCCGTGGACAAATATCATTCTGCTCaaatgagaatcacctatagtttTTAAACTATGTGCTGAAGTGGTAACAGAAGAGGACttattttatatgaactattCCACATTTCATTCAAAGGATATGTTGTTATCACATAAGTCTAAAAGGTTTCACGACCTATAAAGACTTATTATCATGCCTATTGGCAGCCGAGCAAAGAAAGCAGAAAATTCGAGATACCATCAACTGATTGATAAAATTCAGTAAACATACATTGAGAAACAAGACAATGATATGAAACCTCCTGAAAACATTGAggatgaaaatgatatataagaaaaatctgaggaagccgtatggaaaatataaattgtgagGTTGGCTTACACATTGATTAAAGAATCAAAGATtcagaca
It encodes:
- the LOC130511312 gene encoding uncharacterized protein LOC130511312 — translated: MRLEIQDGRAVSFWFDNWLGLGKLIDITGDLGLRYMGVVRSETVADASCSARWKIRSTGSRRYPQVHEKIAGTDPPNRILWRHGQDNFKPVFSAAQTWEFLREENPKIPLHKLVWFPQAVPHQDFIVWLAIKDRLATGVFGRAITPDWDDTIAYMLTVTRSSIDSASDQLPDSTLHYLERQKLHKAWRKEANS